CACCCCGTCGCCGTCCCCCGGCTGAGGCCCCCTCTGCGTACGGCCCGCCACCCCGTCCCGAGGGCACGATGCCGCAGGCCAGCCTAGGCCCTGCGGCACCTCCGACTCCTCCGGGTTACCCGCTTTGTGGCAAGGCTGAGACACCTCAGGCCTTGACCGGTGTCATCCGGCGGCTCGATCAGGCCACCCCGGCCTCGCGCATCTGCCGCAGCTCCTTCTTCAGCTCCTTGACCTCGTCGCGCAGCCGGGCCGCGACCTCGAACTGCAGGTCGGCGGCGGCCGTGTGCATCCGGTCGGTCATCTCCTGGATCAGCTCCGCCAGCTCCGCCGCCGGCAGGGACTTGGCGGGCTTGCGGCCCGCGCCCAGCGCGGGCACCGGGGCCTTGCCCTTGCCCTGGCCGCGGTAGCCGGTGGAGAGCAGCTCGTCGGTGTCCACGTCCTCGCGGGCGAGGGTGTCCAGGATGTCGCCGATCTTCTTCCGCAGCGGCTGCGGGTCGATCCCGTGCTCCTTGTTGTAGGCCTGCTGCACGGCCCGACGGCGGTTGGTCTCCTCGATCGCCTTCTCCATCGAGGGGGTGATCCGGTCCGCGTACATGTGCACCTGGCCGGAGACGTTGCGGGCCGCGCGGCCGATCGTCTGGATGAGCGAGGTGCCGGAGCGCAGGAAGCCCTCCTTGTCCGCGTCCAGGATCGCCACCAGGGACACCTCGGGCAGGTCCAGACCCTCGCGCAGCAGGTTGATGCCGACCAGCACGTCGTACCTGCCCGCCCGCAGCTCGCGCAGCAGCTCGACCCGGCGCAGGGTGTCCACGTCGCTGTGCAGGTACCGGACCCGGATGTCCAGGCCGAGCATGTAGTCGGTCAGGTCCTCGGCCATCTTCTTGGTCAGCGTCGTGACCAGCACGCGCTCGTCCCGCTCGACCCGCTTGCGGACCTCGTGCACCAGGTCGTCGATCTGGCCCTCGGTCGGCTTGACGATCACCTCGGGGTCGATCAGACCGGTCGGGCGGATGATCTGCTCGACCTGGCCGTCCCCGCGCGACAGCTCGTACGGGCCCGGCGTCGCCGAGAGGTACACCGTCTGACCGATCCGCTCCAGGAACTCCTCCCACTTCAGCGGGCGGTTGTCCATCGCGGACGGCAGCCGGAACCCGTGCTCGACCAGCGTGCGCTTGCGCGAGGCGTCGCCCTCGTACATCGCGCCGATCTGCGGGACGGTGACGTGCGACTCGTCGATGACCAGGAGGAAGTCCTCCGGGAAGTAGTCCAGCAGGGTGTTCGGCGGGGAGCCGGGCTCGCGGCCGTCGAAGTGCATCGAGTAGTTCTCGACGCCCGAGCAGGTGCCGATCTGGCGCAGCATCTCGATGTCGTAGGTGGTGCGCATCCGCAGCCGCTGGGCCTCCAGCAGCTTGCCCTGCTTCTCCAGCCTGGCGAGCGTGGACTCCAGCTCCTGCTCGATGCCGCCGATCGCCCGCTCCATGCGCTCGGGGCCGGCCACGTAGTGGGAGGCGGGGAAGACGTAGACGGAGTCGTCCTGGCTGATGATCTCGCCGGTGAGCGGGTGCAGGGTGTACAGGGCCTCGATCTCGTCGCCGAACATCTCGATCCGGACGGCCAGCTCCTCGTAGACCGGGAAGATCTCGATGGTGTCGCCGCGGACCCGGAAGGTGCCGCGGGTGAAGGCGACGTCGTTGCGGGCGTACTGGATGTCCACGAAGCGGCGCAGCAGCACGTCCCGGTCGATCTCCTCGCCGACCTTGAGCTGCACCATCCGGTCCACGTACTCCTGCGGGGTGCCGAGGCCGTAGATGCAGGAGACCGAGGCGACCACGATCACGTCCCGGCGGGTGAGCAGCGAGTTGGTCGCCGAGTGGCGCAGCCGCTCGACCTCCTCGTTGATCGAGGAGTCCTTCTCGATGTAGGTGTCCGTCTGCGGGACGTACGCCTCCGGCTGGTAGTAGTCGTAGTACGAGACGAAGTACTCGACCGCGTTGTTCGGCAGCAGCTCGCGGAACTCGTTCGCCAACTGCGCGGCCAGCGTCTTGTTCGGCGCCATCACCAGGGTGGGCCGCTGCAGCTTCTCGATCATCCAGGCCGTGGTGGCCGACTTGCCGGTGCCGGTGGCACCGAGCAGCACGACGTCCTTCTCCCCTCCCCTGACCCGCCGCTCCAACTCGGCGATCGCCGCCGGCTGGTCGCCGTTCGGCTGGAAGGGACTGACGACCTCGAAGGGCGCCACGGACCGCTCAATACTCGTGATGGGACGCACGACTCCACCGTACGACCCACCACTGACAACCGGTGCCGCTTCCCTCAGGCCGCGTGTGCCTCGAACCTCATGGCGGGCTCCCGGGCGGGGT
The genomic region above belongs to Streptomyces sp. 1331.2 and contains:
- the uvrB gene encoding excinuclease ABC subunit UvrB, whose amino-acid sequence is MRPITSIERSVAPFEVVSPFQPNGDQPAAIAELERRVRGGEKDVVLLGATGTGKSATTAWMIEKLQRPTLVMAPNKTLAAQLANEFRELLPNNAVEYFVSYYDYYQPEAYVPQTDTYIEKDSSINEEVERLRHSATNSLLTRRDVIVVASVSCIYGLGTPQEYVDRMVQLKVGEEIDRDVLLRRFVDIQYARNDVAFTRGTFRVRGDTIEIFPVYEELAVRIEMFGDEIEALYTLHPLTGEIISQDDSVYVFPASHYVAGPERMERAIGGIEQELESTLARLEKQGKLLEAQRLRMRTTYDIEMLRQIGTCSGVENYSMHFDGREPGSPPNTLLDYFPEDFLLVIDESHVTVPQIGAMYEGDASRKRTLVEHGFRLPSAMDNRPLKWEEFLERIGQTVYLSATPGPYELSRGDGQVEQIIRPTGLIDPEVIVKPTEGQIDDLVHEVRKRVERDERVLVTTLTKKMAEDLTDYMLGLDIRVRYLHSDVDTLRRVELLRELRAGRYDVLVGINLLREGLDLPEVSLVAILDADKEGFLRSGTSLIQTIGRAARNVSGQVHMYADRITPSMEKAIEETNRRRAVQQAYNKEHGIDPQPLRKKIGDILDTLAREDVDTDELLSTGYRGQGKGKAPVPALGAGRKPAKSLPAAELAELIQEMTDRMHTAAADLQFEVAARLRDEVKELKKELRQMREAGVA